From one Nocardioides yefusunii genomic stretch:
- a CDS encoding 5'-3' exonuclease, with protein MTAPRLLLLDTASLYFRAYFGVPDRFHAPDGTSVNAVRGMLDFVSRLVDEYRPTHLVCAWDDNWRPQWRVDLVPTYKEHRVVTETPAGVPDVEEVPEGLLAQVPVIRGLLEAFGIAVIGHVDMEADDVIGTLATDAGMPVDVVTGDRDLFQLVDDEARVRILYTARGVSKHERVDAEWVRAKYDVEPSQYADFATMRGDASDGLPGVAGVGEKTAAGLLAEFGTLDGILEAARDETSTIKKGPRAKMLAALDYLTVAPEAVAVRRDLDLPRGEALLLPAVPADAARVAVMGETWGVASAVDRLRSTLAKNASGPTI; from the coding sequence ATGACGGCTCCCCGCTTGCTGCTGCTCGACACCGCGTCGCTCTACTTCCGTGCCTACTTCGGTGTGCCGGACCGGTTCCACGCACCCGACGGCACGTCCGTCAACGCAGTGCGCGGGATGCTCGACTTCGTCAGTCGGTTGGTCGACGAGTACCGCCCCACGCACCTGGTGTGCGCCTGGGACGACAACTGGCGTCCGCAGTGGCGCGTCGACCTCGTGCCGACCTACAAGGAACACCGCGTCGTCACTGAGACCCCGGCCGGGGTCCCGGACGTCGAGGAGGTCCCCGAAGGGCTGCTGGCCCAGGTCCCGGTGATCCGGGGGCTGCTCGAGGCGTTCGGCATCGCGGTGATCGGGCACGTCGACATGGAGGCCGACGACGTGATCGGCACCCTGGCCACCGACGCTGGCATGCCGGTGGACGTCGTGACAGGTGACCGCGACCTGTTCCAGCTCGTCGACGACGAGGCGCGCGTCCGGATCCTCTACACCGCCCGCGGTGTCAGCAAGCACGAGCGCGTCGACGCCGAGTGGGTCCGCGCCAAGTACGACGTCGAGCCGTCCCAGTACGCAGACTTCGCCACGATGCGCGGCGACGCCTCCGACGGCCTCCCAGGCGTGGCCGGGGTGGGGGAGAAGACCGCTGCGGGACTCCTTGCGGAGTTCGGCACCCTGGACGGCATCCTCGAGGCGGCCCGCGACGAGACGTCGACGATCAAGAAGGGTCCGCGGGCCAAGATGCTCGCTGCCCTCGACTACCTGACGGTGGCCCCCGAGGCCGTCGCGGTGCGTCGCGACCTCGACCTCCCCCGAGGGGAAGCACTGCTGCTGCCCGCCGTGCCCGCCGACGCCGCCCGTGTCGCTGTGATGGGTGAGACGTGGGGCGTTGCCTCGGCCGTGGATCGGCTGCGTTCCACGCTGGCCAAGAACGCTTCCGGTCCCACGATCTGA
- a CDS encoding polyprenol monophosphomannose synthase, which translates to MSAALPGRVVMVVPTYNESANIEWIIGRLREAQPGVDVLVMDDNSPDGTGDIVDRMAAEDPQIKVVHRTEKAGLGAAYRHGFRVALDAGYDVIGEMDADGSHQPEQLQRLIDAIADGADLVIGSRYVPGGSIVNWPLRRQILSRGGNIYVRLLIGLKVKDATAGFRLFRRGTLEAIDVESVTSTGYVFQTDMAYRTVAQGLKITEVPIEFIERERGDSKMSKDVASESLKLITKWGIAERRRQIRAKFGR; encoded by the coding sequence GTGAGTGCAGCTCTGCCCGGACGCGTCGTCATGGTCGTCCCGACGTACAACGAGTCCGCGAACATCGAGTGGATCATCGGACGCCTGCGGGAGGCCCAGCCGGGCGTCGACGTCCTGGTGATGGACGACAACTCGCCCGACGGCACGGGTGACATCGTCGACAGGATGGCCGCGGAGGACCCCCAGATCAAGGTGGTCCACCGGACCGAGAAGGCCGGCCTCGGTGCCGCCTACCGCCACGGTTTCCGGGTCGCTCTCGACGCCGGTTACGACGTCATCGGTGAGATGGACGCCGACGGTTCGCACCAGCCCGAGCAGCTGCAGCGCCTGATCGACGCGATCGCCGACGGTGCTGACCTCGTCATCGGTTCGCGCTACGTCCCGGGTGGATCGATCGTGAACTGGCCGCTGCGCCGTCAGATCCTGTCGCGTGGCGGCAACATTTACGTCCGCCTGCTGATCGGTCTCAAGGTGAAGGACGCCACCGCTGGGTTCCGCCTGTTCCGCCGCGGCACCCTCGAGGCGATCGACGTGGAGTCGGTCACCTCCACCGGATACGTCTTCCAGACCGACATGGCCTACCGCACGGTCGCGCAGGGGCTGAAGATCACTGAGGTCCCGATCGAGTTCATCGAGCGCGAGCGCGGCGACTCCAAGATGAGCAAGGACGTCGCCTCGGAGTCGCTGAAGCTGATCACGAAGTGGGGCATCGCGGAGCGACGCCGCCAGATCCGCGCCAAGTTCGGCCGCTGA
- the lnt gene encoding apolipoprotein N-acyltransferase, giving the protein MTVVNVLLRLLVAALSGLALSGAFEPLAHTWMAPLAVAGLALGVHGLRARSAWLVGLVFGVAYFFTLQWWMRAVGPDAWFGLSALEAAFYAPLASAWAALQSRGRWWPWWCAVVWVAVESVRCTWPFSGMPWGRLSYSVADSVWAPGLPWLGFTGTSLLLCLLGTCLAALLLSPRRHSLTRVGVMSALLCATLLPWGVRGAYSSIDDGAGERAVVAVVQGDVPGAGDDLVSVHREVTDNHVRASVALADAVERGEVERPAFVVWPENSTAVDPFSNSRTRSGIEEAVRELGVPVLVGAMVDDVRDDRVLNQGVVWDPVTGPSERYTKWHPVPFGEYVPWRDLVFKQNLGRLHEVGRDMLSGDRTEPLSIAGIEVADAICFDVAYDDGIHAQVRNGAELLVVQTSNATFIHTDQVDQQYAITRLRALETGRSLAVASTNGISGIVGPDGSTIARAAKRSTETVVEEVVLRAAVTPAVRMDAWPGRLSVLASIVVLGGPLLSRTMAYIRRRNSRAPSPEVIT; this is encoded by the coding sequence GTGACCGTGGTCAACGTGCTGCTCCGTCTTCTGGTGGCCGCCCTCTCGGGTCTGGCCCTGTCGGGAGCCTTCGAACCGCTCGCCCACACGTGGATGGCACCACTGGCCGTCGCCGGTCTTGCGCTCGGCGTCCACGGACTCCGTGCGCGCAGTGCGTGGCTGGTCGGCCTCGTCTTCGGCGTTGCCTACTTCTTCACCCTGCAGTGGTGGATGCGCGCGGTGGGACCGGACGCCTGGTTCGGTCTCTCGGCCCTCGAAGCGGCCTTCTACGCGCCGTTGGCGTCGGCGTGGGCCGCGCTGCAGTCACGCGGCCGGTGGTGGCCGTGGTGGTGCGCAGTCGTGTGGGTCGCCGTGGAGTCGGTGCGGTGCACGTGGCCGTTCAGCGGGATGCCGTGGGGGCGACTCTCCTACTCCGTGGCCGACTCGGTCTGGGCGCCCGGGCTGCCCTGGCTCGGGTTCACCGGCACCAGCCTGTTGCTGTGTCTGCTCGGCACGTGCCTGGCGGCGCTGCTGCTCTCTCCGCGGCGCCACAGCCTCACCCGTGTGGGTGTCATGTCGGCCCTCCTGTGCGCCACCCTGCTGCCCTGGGGGGTGCGGGGCGCCTACTCCAGCATCGACGACGGTGCTGGGGAGCGAGCCGTGGTCGCGGTGGTCCAGGGTGACGTTCCGGGCGCCGGTGACGACCTCGTCAGCGTGCACCGTGAGGTCACCGACAACCACGTCCGGGCGAGCGTCGCACTCGCCGACGCGGTCGAGCGCGGCGAGGTGGAGCGCCCTGCGTTCGTGGTGTGGCCGGAGAACTCCACCGCCGTGGACCCGTTCTCGAACTCCAGGACGCGGTCGGGGATCGAGGAGGCCGTACGGGAACTGGGTGTTCCCGTCCTCGTGGGCGCGATGGTCGACGACGTGCGCGACGACCGGGTCCTCAACCAGGGAGTCGTCTGGGACCCCGTGACCGGTCCGTCGGAGCGGTACACGAAGTGGCACCCGGTGCCGTTCGGTGAGTACGTCCCGTGGCGAGACCTGGTCTTCAAGCAGAACCTGGGGCGCCTGCACGAAGTGGGGCGCGACATGCTGAGCGGTGACCGGACCGAACCGTTGAGCATCGCCGGGATCGAGGTTGCCGACGCGATCTGCTTCGACGTTGCCTACGACGACGGGATCCACGCCCAGGTCCGCAACGGTGCCGAACTCCTGGTGGTGCAGACCAGCAACGCCACCTTCATCCACACCGACCAGGTCGACCAGCAGTACGCGATCACCCGCCTGCGTGCCCTCGAGACCGGACGGAGTCTCGCGGTCGCCTCGACCAACGGGATCTCAGGGATTGTCGGCCCCGACGGTTCGACGATCGCACGCGCAGCGAAGCGATCCACGGAAACAGTCGTCGAGGAGGTCGTGCTGCGGGCGGCCGTCACACCTGCGGTGCGGATGGACGCGTGGCCCGGGCGCCTGTCGGTGCTCGCGAGCATCGTGGTTCTGGGCGGTCCACTGCTGAGCCGCACCATGGCCTATATTCGCCGACGGAACAGCCGAGCCCCTAGCCCTGAGGTCATCACGTGA
- a CDS encoding DEAD/DEAH box helicase, with amino-acid sequence MTSPSEAYARFRSSQQHPVTAEFADSFPFGLDDFQIRGCREIEDGRGVLVAAPTGAGKTVVGEFAVHLALREGRKAFYTTPIKALSNQKFSDLVEKHGAANVGLLTGDTSINGEAPVVVMTTEVLRNMLYANSRTLEGLGYVVMDEVHYLADRNRGAVWEEVIIHLPESVQVVSLSATVSNAEEFGEWLGTVRGDTTTVLEEKRPVPLFQHVMVGRKIYDLFDSNDVDASAGFVKEGAPVNAELMRVARDDFASQRLMRDRRNPKGQRGATKGQRNVGNGRRVWVPSRVDVVRRLEEQGLLPAINFIFSRNACDAAVSQLLAADVRLTTREEGDEIRAQVESAAKALPPEDLQALGYHEFLEGLVRGVAAHHAGLLPAFKTVVEDLFAAGLVKIVFATETLALGINMPARTVVIEKLSKWNGETHADLTPGEYTQLTGRAGRRGLDVEGHAVVLWQPGIDPRQVAGLASTRTYPLRSSFRPSYNMAVNMVHQFGYARSRELLEQSFAQFQADRSVVGLARQLHKADEALEGYLEAATCHLGDFMDYAALRRSISEVEKDAARARRNDRRAEAMASLRQLTTGDVIEIPAGKFAGWAVVVDPGLANPDEPRPYVLTLGREARRLVPLDFPVPVEARTRIKVPKNFNGRVPQSRKDLAMALGARVRGLPRGAEAPRKGARNDAVEQQLTRLRQQLKAHPCHGCEEREDHARWAERWFKLKRDGDVLRRRVETRTNTVARTFDRVCSVLTALQYLDGDTVTDRGRHLMRIHTEMDLVAAEALREGIWNDLDPSELAGALSVLVYEARGPGDQSPRPASKRIQKVVTETQRLWRQLDLLERDHKLDFLRPPDAGFAWAAWRWAEGDDLDDVLTETGLSAGDFVRVMKQLLDLTGQVAHAAAGTPIQKTAREAADRLRRGVIALSTAGE; translated from the coding sequence TCGAGGACGGCCGTGGTGTCCTCGTCGCCGCGCCCACCGGTGCGGGCAAGACGGTCGTGGGCGAGTTCGCCGTCCACCTCGCGCTCCGTGAGGGACGCAAGGCCTTCTACACGACGCCGATCAAGGCTCTCTCCAACCAGAAGTTCTCCGACCTGGTGGAGAAGCACGGCGCGGCCAACGTCGGTCTGCTCACCGGAGACACTTCCATCAACGGTGAGGCGCCCGTGGTCGTGATGACCACGGAGGTGCTGCGCAACATGCTCTACGCCAACTCCCGCACGCTGGAGGGCCTGGGCTACGTCGTCATGGACGAGGTGCACTACCTCGCCGACCGCAACCGCGGTGCCGTGTGGGAGGAAGTGATCATCCACCTGCCCGAGTCGGTGCAGGTGGTGTCGCTGTCGGCGACCGTCTCCAACGCCGAGGAGTTCGGCGAGTGGCTCGGCACCGTGCGCGGTGACACCACCACCGTCCTGGAGGAGAAGCGGCCCGTGCCGCTGTTCCAGCACGTCATGGTGGGACGCAAGATCTACGACCTCTTCGACTCCAACGACGTCGATGCTTCCGCCGGGTTCGTGAAGGAGGGAGCTCCGGTCAACGCCGAGCTCATGCGCGTCGCCCGCGACGACTTCGCCTCGCAGCGACTCATGCGTGACCGCCGCAACCCCAAGGGTCAGCGCGGCGCCACCAAGGGCCAGCGCAACGTCGGCAACGGCCGTCGCGTCTGGGTCCCCTCGCGTGTCGACGTGGTCCGCCGCCTGGAGGAGCAGGGGCTGCTTCCGGCGATCAACTTCATCTTCAGCCGCAACGCCTGCGACGCAGCGGTGAGCCAGCTCCTGGCCGCCGACGTCCGCCTCACCACCCGTGAGGAGGGCGACGAGATCCGGGCCCAGGTGGAGAGCGCCGCGAAGGCGCTCCCGCCCGAGGACCTGCAGGCGCTCGGTTACCACGAGTTCCTCGAAGGACTCGTGCGCGGCGTCGCTGCCCACCACGCGGGTCTGCTGCCGGCGTTCAAGACCGTCGTCGAGGACCTCTTCGCCGCCGGCCTGGTCAAGATCGTCTTCGCGACCGAGACGCTGGCGCTGGGCATCAACATGCCTGCCCGCACCGTCGTGATCGAGAAGCTGTCGAAGTGGAACGGCGAGACCCACGCTGACCTGACGCCGGGTGAGTACACCCAGTTGACCGGTCGCGCCGGACGCCGTGGACTCGACGTCGAGGGCCACGCGGTGGTGCTGTGGCAGCCGGGCATCGACCCGCGACAGGTCGCCGGTCTCGCCTCGACCCGTACCTACCCCCTGCGCAGCTCGTTCCGGCCCAGCTACAACATGGCCGTCAACATGGTCCACCAGTTCGGGTACGCGCGTTCGCGCGAGCTGCTCGAGCAGTCCTTCGCCCAGTTCCAGGCCGATCGCTCCGTCGTGGGACTGGCACGTCAGCTGCACAAGGCCGACGAGGCGCTGGAGGGATACCTGGAGGCGGCGACCTGCCACCTGGGTGACTTCATGGACTACGCGGCCTTGCGTCGTTCGATCTCCGAAGTGGAGAAGGACGCCGCACGCGCGCGCCGCAACGACCGCCGCGCCGAGGCGATGGCCTCGTTGCGCCAGCTCACCACCGGCGACGTGATCGAGATCCCGGCCGGCAAGTTCGCCGGGTGGGCCGTCGTCGTCGACCCCGGCCTCGCCAACCCTGACGAGCCGCGTCCCTACGTGCTCACCCTCGGCCGTGAGGCCCGTCGCCTGGTGCCGCTGGACTTCCCGGTCCCGGTCGAGGCACGCACCCGGATCAAGGTGCCCAAGAACTTCAACGGACGCGTCCCGCAGTCCCGCAAGGACCTCGCGATGGCATTGGGTGCTCGCGTGCGCGGACTCCCGCGCGGAGCTGAGGCGCCGCGCAAGGGTGCCCGCAACGACGCCGTCGAGCAGCAGCTCACGCGTCTGCGTCAGCAGCTCAAGGCACACCCGTGCCACGGCTGCGAGGAGCGCGAGGACCACGCCCGCTGGGCCGAGCGCTGGTTCAAGCTCAAGCGCGACGGTGACGTGCTGCGTCGCCGGGTCGAGACGCGCACCAACACCGTGGCCCGCACCTTCGACCGGGTCTGCTCGGTGCTGACGGCGCTGCAGTACCTCGACGGCGACACCGTCACCGACCGCGGTCGTCACCTGATGCGGATCCACACCGAGATGGACCTCGTGGCCGCCGAAGCGCTGCGGGAGGGGATCTGGAACGACCTCGACCCCTCCGAGCTGGCCGGCGCCCTGTCGGTGCTGGTCTACGAGGCCCGCGGCCCGGGCGACCAGAGCCCGCGTCCGGCGTCGAAGCGGATCCAGAAGGTCGTCACCGAGACCCAGCGTCTGTGGCGTCAGCTGGACCTCCTGGAGCGCGACCACAAGCTCGACTTCCTGCGGCCCCCGGACGCCGGGTTCGCGTGGGCGGCGTGGCGCTGGGCCGAGGGCGACGACCTCGACGACGTGCTCACCGAGACGGGCCTGTCGGCGGGAGACTTCGTGCGCGTGATGAAGCAGCTCCTCGACCTCACCGGTCAGGTGGCGCACGCCGCCGCCGGCACCCCGATCCAGAAGACCGCCCGCGAGGCGGCCGACCGGTTGCGCCGCGGCGTGATCGCACTCTCCACGGCGGGGGAATGA